From one Macrobrachium nipponense isolate FS-2020 chromosome 37, ASM1510439v2, whole genome shotgun sequence genomic stretch:
- the LOC135209272 gene encoding uncharacterized protein LOC135209272 isoform X1, translating into MAMKPGRIVVMMLAVHFLFLPSGLSEGTMYQSTKNEPATIPLPECDLVKIESRISCWDDYPQIELQVTWNNYTLNASSLFHCFCRRDHPIFHRRYSRVPLIQIEISRETLQASRYCDVMIRDPESRTLKGRTLIISSDEMLEWDLYIRGNCNIFYQKAQTWKTATFATGAVAILFLAVTISLAVYILLKKRNTRSLKGQTHLEMQNNHEMFDLGRSNATYLEKEEAIYDIPEGFMGTVESTTNMYRNNQALETNQQSPIVDSEMYLIPQCMQKGTETVYENVADRRQNNDNLYENLPVVRS; encoded by the exons AAGGGACCATGTACCAATCAACGAAGAATGAGCCTGCTACTATCCCACTTCCTGAGTGTGATCTTGTTAAGATCGAGTCCAGAATTTCATGTTGGGACGACTATCCTCAAATTGAATTGCAAGTCACATGGAATAACTATACTTTGAATGCGTCCAGCCTCTTCCACTGTTTCTGTAGACGTGATCATCCAATATTTCATCGAAGATATTCTAGGGTTCCATTGATTCAAATTGAAATTTCAAGAGAA ACACTTCAAGCTTCACGGTATTGCGACGTGATGATTCGAGATCCAGAGTCCCGGACTCTTAAAGGACGCACCTTGATTATTTCAAGCGATGAAATGCTGGAATGGGATCTTTATATCCGTGGTAACTGCAACATAT TTTACCAGAAAGCCCAGACGTGGAAAACTGCAACTTTTGCGACAGGAGCTGTGGCCATCCTCTTTCTTGCGGTGACGATCTCTTTGGCTGTCTATATTCTCCTCAAGAAGCGAAATACCAGGAGCTTAAAAG gccAAACACATCtagaaatgcaaaataaccaCGAAATGTTCGACCTCGGAAGGTCCAATGCCACATACTTAGAGAAAGAGGAAGCTATTTATGACATTCCTGAAGGTTTCATGGGCACTGTGGAGAGCACAACAAACATGTACAGGAACAACCAGGCCTTGGAGACGAACCAGCAAAGCCCCATAGTGGACAGCGAGATGTATCTGATCCCGCAATGCATGCAAAAAGGTACAGAGACCGTTTATGAAAATGTCGCAGACCGCAGGCAGAACAACGACAATTTATATGAAAACCTCCCAGTCGTAAGATCCTAA
- the LOC135209272 gene encoding uncharacterized protein LOC135209272 isoform X2, producing the protein MYQSTKNEPATIPLPECDLVKIESRISCWDDYPQIELQVTWNNYTLNASSLFHCFCRRDHPIFHRRYSRVPLIQIEISRETLQASRYCDVMIRDPESRTLKGRTLIISSDEMLEWDLYIRGNCNIFYQKAQTWKTATFATGAVAILFLAVTISLAVYILLKKRNTRSLKGQTHLEMQNNHEMFDLGRSNATYLEKEEAIYDIPEGFMGTVESTTNMYRNNQALETNQQSPIVDSEMYLIPQCMQKGTETVYENVADRRQNNDNLYENLPVVRS; encoded by the exons ATGTACCAATCAACGAAGAATGAGCCTGCTACTATCCCACTTCCTGAGTGTGATCTTGTTAAGATCGAGTCCAGAATTTCATGTTGGGACGACTATCCTCAAATTGAATTGCAAGTCACATGGAATAACTATACTTTGAATGCGTCCAGCCTCTTCCACTGTTTCTGTAGACGTGATCATCCAATATTTCATCGAAGATATTCTAGGGTTCCATTGATTCAAATTGAAATTTCAAGAGAA ACACTTCAAGCTTCACGGTATTGCGACGTGATGATTCGAGATCCAGAGTCCCGGACTCTTAAAGGACGCACCTTGATTATTTCAAGCGATGAAATGCTGGAATGGGATCTTTATATCCGTGGTAACTGCAACATAT TTTACCAGAAAGCCCAGACGTGGAAAACTGCAACTTTTGCGACAGGAGCTGTGGCCATCCTCTTTCTTGCGGTGACGATCTCTTTGGCTGTCTATATTCTCCTCAAGAAGCGAAATACCAGGAGCTTAAAAG gccAAACACATCtagaaatgcaaaataaccaCGAAATGTTCGACCTCGGAAGGTCCAATGCCACATACTTAGAGAAAGAGGAAGCTATTTATGACATTCCTGAAGGTTTCATGGGCACTGTGGAGAGCACAACAAACATGTACAGGAACAACCAGGCCTTGGAGACGAACCAGCAAAGCCCCATAGTGGACAGCGAGATGTATCTGATCCCGCAATGCATGCAAAAAGGTACAGAGACCGTTTATGAAAATGTCGCAGACCGCAGGCAGAACAACGACAATTTATATGAAAACCTCCCAGTCGTAAGATCCTAA